A DNA window from Acidobacteriota bacterium contains the following coding sequences:
- a CDS encoding M48 family metalloprotease: MMRSVMFGMALACSSVGLAEAGPNVGAHFSAPDGQLGQITRGVEVAKKANEVRDLAMTDAEEAELGANVSERIRTRYGVVQDAAVHRYLALVGTTLAQGSTRPALPWTFIVLDTDGVNAFAAPGGYVHITRGALALIKNEAELAGVLGHEIIHITEKHTIRAIQKSKAVQMGAAETLSGSSGLMERAVTATYDNIVERGFGRAEENESDEMGVTLANKIGYAPNGLNGFLTTLKDRNKASTEKRGLFASHPEMQDRLDRITKLIASRKLTATATVQPRYAKNITYTPVAVTAIATVDPGAAGLTGGDKKAEEAKAAEKKEAEEPKKRGFGLSRMLPTGGGEKKSAQVTASGGARGVDPEKDSKGGSNPKVVPVKLVAADIAAFKKDGGLP, from the coding sequence ATGATGCGTTCAGTGATGTTCGGAATGGCGTTGGCTTGCTCGTCAGTGGGACTGGCCGAGGCCGGTCCGAACGTAGGGGCGCACTTTAGTGCGCCCGACGGTCAGCTCGGACAGATCACCAGGGGCGTCGAGGTCGCCAAGAAGGCGAACGAGGTTCGCGACCTGGCGATGACCGACGCCGAAGAGGCCGAGCTCGGCGCCAACGTCAGCGAGCGGATTCGCACCCGCTACGGCGTGGTGCAGGACGCGGCCGTGCATCGCTACCTGGCCCTGGTCGGCACGACCCTGGCCCAGGGCAGCACGCGGCCGGCGCTGCCGTGGACCTTCATCGTGCTCGACACCGACGGCGTCAACGCGTTTGCCGCGCCGGGCGGCTACGTGCACATCACGCGCGGGGCGTTGGCGTTGATCAAGAACGAGGCCGAACTGGCCGGCGTGCTGGGACACGAGATCATCCACATCACCGAGAAGCACACCATTCGCGCCATCCAGAAGAGCAAGGCGGTGCAGATGGGCGCCGCCGAAACCCTCTCGGGATCCTCCGGATTGATGGAGCGGGCCGTCACCGCCACCTACGACAACATCGTCGAACGCGGCTTCGGCCGCGCTGAAGAGAACGAGTCTGACGAGATGGGCGTGACGCTGGCCAACAAGATCGGCTACGCGCCGAACGGCCTCAACGGCTTCCTGACGACACTGAAGGATCGGAACAAGGCGTCAACCGAGAAGCGCGGCTTGTTCGCGTCGCATCCAGAGATGCAGGATCGCCTCGACCGCATCACCAAGCTGATCGCGTCGAGGAAACTGACGGCGACGGCGACCGTGCAACCGCGCTATGCCAAGAACATCACCTACACGCCGGTGGCCGTGACGGCCATTGCCACCGTCGATCCGGGCGCGGCCGGATTGACGGGCGGCGACAAGAAGGCCGAAGAGGCGAAGGCGGCAGAGAAGAAGGAAGCCGAGGAACCCAAGAAGCGGGGGTTCGGGCTGAGCCGCATGCTGCCGACTGGCGGCGGCGAGAAGAAGTCGGCACAGGTCACCGCCTCGGGCGGCGCGCGAGGAGTGGACCCCGAGAAGGACTCGAAGGGCGGCTCGAACCCGAAGGTGGTTCCGGTCAAGCTCGTCGCGGCTGACATTGCCGCGTTCAAGAAAGACGGAGGCCTGCCGTAG
- a CDS encoding mechanosensitive ion channel family protein, protein MSAIARLLLVLAVVTAAVALAANKWRDDRPSDRFPGIVQDVAVIALFMAIGTMLLREQLLATSAVGAVVVGFALQDTLGNLFAGLAIQIEKPFRVGHWIRVGEREGQVQEVTWRATKLRTKDGEFLIVPNSLMAKDPVLNYSEPSVANIVSVEVGTGYETPPNDAKRAILEAIDNAPLALKAPAPQVLVRGFGASAVEYQALFWVDDYGKEREARDQVRVNLWYTLRRHGIEIPWPIQIEYSREEKPARTEEQLLEAAEGLGRVDLFATQSAEARHRLAAASRPRLFAAGEAVVRQGAAGDSMFVVLGGAARVTLEPSGQEIAVLPAGGFFGEMSMLTGDRRTATVRAIEDVRALEISAADFRELAVADPALLDHISSVVTARRTGLDEARASAASAGPPEAKQTFVARMRKFLHV, encoded by the coding sequence TTGTCGGCGATTGCCCGGCTCCTCCTGGTGCTGGCGGTGGTCACGGCCGCCGTCGCCCTGGCCGCCAACAAGTGGCGTGACGATCGGCCGAGCGATCGCTTCCCGGGGATCGTGCAGGACGTCGCCGTGATCGCGCTGTTCATGGCGATCGGGACGATGCTGCTGCGCGAGCAACTCCTCGCCACCTCCGCCGTCGGCGCGGTCGTGGTCGGCTTCGCGCTGCAAGACACGCTGGGCAACCTGTTTGCCGGCCTCGCCATTCAGATCGAGAAGCCGTTTCGTGTCGGCCACTGGATCCGCGTGGGCGAACGCGAGGGACAGGTGCAGGAAGTGACGTGGCGCGCCACCAAGCTGCGCACGAAGGACGGCGAGTTCCTGATCGTGCCCAACAGCCTGATGGCGAAGGACCCGGTCCTGAACTACTCGGAACCGTCGGTTGCGAACATCGTCAGCGTCGAGGTCGGGACCGGCTACGAGACGCCGCCGAACGACGCCAAGCGCGCGATTCTCGAGGCCATCGACAACGCGCCGCTGGCCCTGAAGGCGCCGGCGCCGCAGGTGCTGGTGCGGGGCTTTGGTGCGTCAGCCGTCGAATACCAGGCCTTGTTCTGGGTTGACGACTACGGCAAAGAGCGTGAGGCCAGGGACCAGGTGCGGGTCAACCTCTGGTACACGCTGCGGCGGCACGGCATCGAGATTCCGTGGCCGATCCAGATCGAGTACTCACGTGAGGAGAAGCCGGCGCGAACCGAGGAGCAGTTGCTCGAGGCCGCCGAGGGGCTGGGCCGCGTCGACTTGTTTGCCACCCAAAGCGCTGAAGCGCGCCATCGGCTGGCGGCCGCATCGAGGCCGAGACTGTTCGCGGCCGGCGAGGCGGTGGTGAGGCAAGGCGCGGCGGGCGATTCGATGTTCGTCGTGCTGGGCGGCGCCGCGCGGGTCACGCTCGAGCCGTCGGGCCAGGAGATCGCGGTGCTTCCGGCTGGCGGGTTCTTTGGCGAGATGTCGATGCTGACCGGCGATCGCCGCACCGCGACGGTGCGGGCGATCGAGGATGTGCGGGCCCTGGAGATTTCAGCGGCGGACTTTCGAGAGCTGGCGGTGGCCGACCCGGCGCTGCTCGATCACATCTCCAGCGTCGTCACGGCGCGCCGCACCGGCCTGGACGAAGCGCGCGCGTCAGCCGCGTCGGCCGGCCCCCCTGAAGCGAAGCAGACGTTCGTGGCGCGGATGCGCAAGTTTCTTCACGTATAG
- a CDS encoding ornithine cyclodeaminase family protein translates to MAQRFRLLTEQQVQSLLPMSDLIAAMEAALARFSAGEVLQPVRSVLTVGPTKAYFGLMPAYVPNPGSLGAKLVTVFSDNPSKQLPSHLATILLLDPETGSLQALMDGRYITEARTAAVSAVSARFLARRDAATLAIIGSGVQARSHLEAFAEVRQLKEVRVWSPKAASRERFVGEMTGHVPVPVRATNTAEAAVREADLIVLVTSSETPVIQNEWVGAGAHVVSVGACRPTQREMDPALVARARLFVDSRAAAVVESGDIVMGIASGLFSATHICGELGEVVLGRVNGRTSDADVTVFKSLGMAVEDVVAADLVLRRAVETGAGTELTL, encoded by the coding sequence ATGGCCCAACGTTTTCGCCTCCTGACCGAACAGCAAGTCCAGTCGCTCTTGCCCATGAGCGACCTAATCGCCGCCATGGAGGCGGCGCTCGCGCGCTTCTCGGCCGGCGAGGTGTTGCAGCCGGTCAGGTCGGTGTTGACCGTCGGCCCGACGAAGGCGTACTTCGGATTGATGCCGGCATACGTGCCGAACCCGGGCAGCCTCGGCGCCAAGCTGGTGACGGTGTTCAGTGACAACCCGTCGAAGCAACTGCCCTCCCACCTGGCGACGATCCTGCTGCTCGATCCGGAGACCGGCTCGCTGCAGGCGCTGATGGACGGCCGCTACATCACCGAGGCCCGGACCGCCGCGGTGTCCGCAGTGTCCGCGCGGTTTCTCGCCAGGCGCGACGCCGCGACGCTGGCGATCATCGGCAGCGGCGTGCAGGCGCGCAGCCACCTGGAGGCGTTCGCCGAGGTCCGGCAGCTGAAAGAGGTTCGGGTCTGGTCGCCGAAAGCCGCCAGCCGCGAGCGGTTCGTCGGCGAGATGACGGGCCACGTCCCCGTGCCGGTGCGCGCGACCAACACGGCCGAAGCCGCCGTCCGGGAAGCCGACCTCATCGTGCTCGTCACTTCGTCGGAAACGCCGGTGATCCAGAACGAGTGGGTTGGCGCCGGCGCTCACGTGGTGTCGGTCGGCGCCTGCCGTCCCACCCAGCGCGAGATGGACCCGGCCCTGGTCGCGCGCGCGCGGCTCTTTGTCGACTCGCGGGCCGCTGCGGTCGTCGAGTCGGGCGATATCGTGATGGGCATCGCCTCCGGATTGTTCAGCGCCACGCACATTTGCGGCGAGCTCGGCGAGGTCGTGCTCGGTCGCGTGAACGGCCGCACGAGCGATGCCGACGTGACGGTATTCAAGTCGCTGGGCATGGCGGTGGAGGATGTCGTCGCCGCCGACCTGGTGTTGCGGCGCGCCGTGGAAACCGGCGCCGGAACGGAGCTGACGCTATGA
- a CDS encoding histone deacetylase: MRAFYSDHFVLPLPDGHKFPMAKYSRLRERILAEGIIAADRLHEAPAADWDDLRLVHDAAYVDAVANGTVPPDIQRRIGFPWSPQMVERARRSVGATIAAARAALDDGTAANLAGGTHHAFADRGEGFCVFNDVAVASRVLQRDHHARRIAIVDLDVHQGNGSAAIFTGDPSVFTFSMHGAQNFPFRKEVSDLDVPLADGTGDVEYLELLQAHLPSVLNSHQPDFVFYLAGADPYEGDRLGRLKLTIDGLRQRDEIVMGACRAAGLPLAISMSGGYASDIDAIVTIHANTIRSAVNFLIGV, from the coding sequence ATGCGCGCGTTCTACTCCGACCACTTCGTCCTGCCGCTGCCTGACGGCCACAAGTTCCCCATGGCGAAGTACTCGCGCTTGCGCGAACGCATCCTGGCCGAAGGCATCATCGCGGCCGATCGACTGCACGAGGCGCCGGCTGCCGATTGGGACGACCTGCGGCTGGTGCACGACGCGGCCTACGTGGATGCCGTCGCGAATGGCACCGTGCCACCGGACATCCAGCGGCGCATCGGCTTCCCGTGGTCGCCGCAGATGGTCGAGCGCGCCCGCCGCTCCGTTGGCGCGACCATCGCCGCGGCGCGGGCGGCGCTTGATGACGGCACCGCCGCCAACCTCGCCGGCGGCACGCACCACGCGTTTGCCGATCGCGGCGAGGGCTTCTGCGTGTTCAATGACGTCGCCGTCGCGTCACGCGTCTTGCAGCGCGACCACCATGCCCGCCGCATCGCGATCGTCGATCTCGACGTGCACCAGGGCAACGGCAGCGCCGCGATCTTTACCGGCGATCCATCGGTGTTCACGTTCTCGATGCACGGCGCCCAGAACTTCCCGTTCCGGAAGGAAGTGAGCGACCTCGACGTGCCGCTCGCCGACGGCACGGGTGACGTGGAGTATCTGGAGTTGCTGCAGGCGCACCTCCCGTCGGTGTTGAACAGCCATCAACCGGATTTCGTCTTCTATCTTGCGGGCGCGGATCCGTATGAAGGGGATCGGCTGGGACGGCTCAAGCTCACCATCGACGGCCTCCGCCAGCGCGACGAAATAGTGATGGGCGCCTGCCGGGCCGCCGGCTTGCCGCTTGCCATCTCCATGAGCGGCGGCTACGCTTCCGACATCGACGCCATCGTGACCATTCACGCCAACACGATCCGGTCGGCTGTTAACTTTCTAATCGGTGTCTAA
- a CDS encoding proline racemase family protein, which translates to MIHRIKTIDSHTAGEPLRLVIDGLPSPEGRTMLDKRAWATKRLDHLRKAIMLEPRGHTDMYGALLTEPVTRDGHAGILFMHNEGWSTMCGHGIIAVSTIAIERGLIWSQQEGRPSTVQLRYDTPAGRVEARAQVSYRGDAVRVESVAFRNVPSFVFEPSLLVPVGGRKIPVDVAFGGAFYAIVDAEAAGVPIDAAHLPELRKLGMVIAREVEKLRQVVHPDDPGLAGIYGTIFTAPAQLPDAHLRNVTVFADAEVDRSPCGTGTAAVMAVLNDMGLLLDDVPFIHESIVGTTFTGRVAERLQVGERPAIVPEIEGSAWITGEHTFLIDGDDPLKAGFRL; encoded by the coding sequence TTGATTCATCGCATTAAGACCATCGACTCGCACACGGCCGGCGAGCCGCTCCGCCTGGTCATCGACGGCCTTCCCAGCCCGGAAGGCCGCACCATGCTCGACAAGCGCGCGTGGGCCACCAAGCGGCTCGACCACCTGCGCAAGGCGATCATGCTCGAGCCGCGCGGGCACACCGACATGTACGGCGCGCTGCTGACCGAGCCGGTCACGCGCGATGGCCATGCCGGGATCCTGTTCATGCACAACGAAGGCTGGAGCACGATGTGCGGTCACGGCATTATTGCCGTCAGCACGATTGCCATCGAGCGCGGGCTGATCTGGTCACAGCAGGAAGGCCGGCCGTCGACCGTGCAGTTGCGCTACGACACCCCGGCCGGACGCGTCGAAGCGCGGGCCCAAGTGAGCTATCGCGGCGACGCCGTCCGCGTCGAGTCCGTCGCCTTCCGCAACGTACCCTCGTTCGTGTTCGAGCCGTCGCTGCTGGTGCCGGTCGGCGGCCGCAAGATCCCGGTTGATGTCGCCTTCGGCGGCGCGTTCTACGCGATTGTCGATGCCGAAGCCGCCGGCGTGCCGATTGATGCTGCGCACCTGCCCGAGCTGCGCAAGCTGGGCATGGTGATCGCGCGCGAGGTGGAGAAGTTGCGCCAGGTCGTGCACCCCGACGATCCGGGCCTGGCCGGCATCTACGGCACCATCTTCACCGCGCCCGCGCAGCTGCCCGACGCCCACCTGCGCAACGTCACGGTCTTCGCCGACGCCGAGGTCGATCGCTCACCGTGCGGGACCGGTACCGCGGCGGTGATGGCCGTGCTGAACGACATGGGCCTGCTCCTGGACGATGTGCCGTTCATTCACGAGAGCATTGTCGGCACGACGTTCACGGGACGCGTCGCCGAGCGGCTGCAGGTCGGCGAGCGGCCGGCGATTGTTCCCGAGATCGAGGGCTCGGCGTGGATTACCGGCGAGCACACGTTCCTGATCGATGGGGATGATCCGTTGAAGGCGGGATTCAGGTTGTAG
- the ggt gene encoding gamma-glutamyltransferase: protein MTTSSAQQIQPGDRPSGNLRGTRSPAVGRHGMIATSQSLASAAGLKVLQDGGNAIDAAVTAAAVLAVIEPSMNGIGGDLLALVFDAKTKKVYGLDSTGRSAYAATPEEFAKRGLKEMPGNGPLTVDVPGVVEGWHQLLTRFGTISIAKALAPAITHARDGFPVAELMASEWQSNEKRLASDPATAATFLPAGRPMMQGDIFANPRLARSLEMIAKEGRDAFYKGALARAIVADLKARDGLLEMKDFADHKAEWVEPIGTNYRGYDVLEMPPSTQGFVALEMLNIMEGFDLKALGHNSADYLHVVTEAKRIAFADRGAYLADRDHMAKDILKTLLSKEYAAARRKEIDMAKAAKSYAAGTSAGAGRPTQDFAGRDLGDTIYLAAADSHGNVVSFIQSLFGSFGAGFVAGETGITLHNRGSGFVLTPGHPNQIGPHKRPLHTLVPAMIMKDGKPWVSFGVMGGDNQAQAHAQVVANFVDFGMHVQEAGDAARMRHMGSRLGLESGIGADVRKALEAKGHTVAEGRGQMGGYQAIFIDPRTGVLLGGSDLRKDGLAIGW from the coding sequence ATGACCACCTCGTCCGCACAACAGATTCAGCCTGGCGACCGCCCGTCGGGCAACCTCCGCGGGACCCGCTCGCCGGCGGTGGGACGCCACGGCATGATTGCCACCAGCCAGTCGCTGGCCTCGGCCGCGGGCCTGAAGGTGCTGCAGGATGGCGGCAACGCCATCGACGCCGCCGTCACGGCGGCCGCGGTCCTTGCCGTCATCGAGCCGAGCATGAACGGCATTGGCGGCGACCTGCTGGCGCTCGTCTTCGACGCGAAGACGAAGAAGGTCTACGGGCTCGACTCCACCGGCCGCTCGGCCTACGCCGCCACGCCCGAAGAGTTCGCGAAGCGTGGACTGAAGGAGATGCCGGGCAACGGCCCGTTGACGGTGGATGTGCCGGGGGTGGTCGAAGGCTGGCACCAGCTGCTGACGCGGTTCGGCACCATCTCGATCGCCAAGGCCCTGGCGCCGGCCATCACGCACGCGCGCGACGGCTTTCCTGTGGCGGAACTGATGGCCAGCGAGTGGCAGTCAAATGAGAAGCGCCTGGCGAGCGATCCGGCAACAGCCGCCACCTTCCTGCCGGCCGGCAGGCCGATGATGCAAGGCGACATCTTCGCCAACCCCCGCCTGGCACGCAGCCTCGAGATGATCGCCAAGGAAGGCCGCGATGCGTTCTACAAGGGCGCGCTCGCCCGCGCGATCGTCGCCGACCTGAAGGCGCGCGACGGCCTGCTCGAGATGAAGGACTTCGCCGATCACAAGGCCGAGTGGGTCGAGCCGATCGGCACCAACTATCGCGGCTACGACGTGCTCGAAATGCCACCCAGCACGCAGGGCTTCGTCGCGCTCGAGATGCTGAACATCATGGAAGGGTTCGACCTCAAGGCGCTCGGCCACAACTCGGCCGACTACCTGCACGTCGTCACCGAAGCCAAGCGGATTGCCTTTGCGGATCGCGGCGCCTACCTGGCCGACCGCGACCACATGGCCAAGGACATCCTGAAGACGCTGCTGTCGAAAGAGTACGCGGCGGCGCGGCGCAAGGAGATTGACATGGCCAAGGCCGCGAAAAGCTACGCGGCAGGCACGTCCGCCGGCGCAGGGCGACCGACGCAGGATTTTGCCGGCCGCGATCTCGGCGACACCATTTACCTGGCGGCCGCCGACAGCCACGGCAACGTGGTCTCGTTCATCCAGTCACTGTTCGGGTCGTTCGGCGCGGGATTCGTGGCCGGCGAGACCGGCATCACCCTGCACAACCGCGGCTCCGGCTTCGTGCTCACGCCGGGGCATCCCAACCAGATCGGCCCGCACAAGCGGCCGTTGCACACCCTGGTGCCGGCAATGATCATGAAGGACGGCAAGCCGTGGGTGTCGTTCGGCGTGATGGGCGGCGACAACCAGGCGCAGGCGCACGCGCAAGTGGTCGCCAACTTCGTGGACTTCGGCATGCACGTGCAGGAAGCCGGCGATGCCGCCCGCATGCGGCACATGGGCAGCCGGCTGGGGCTCGAAAGCGGCATTGGCGCCGACGTGCGCAAGGCGCTCGAGGCGAAAGGCCACACGGTGGCCGAGGGCCGCGGGCAGATGGGCGGCTACCAGGCGATTTTCATCGACCCGCGAACAGGCGTTCTACTTGGCGGCTCCGATCTACGAAAAGACGGACTCGCGATAGGGTGGTAG
- a CDS encoding alpha/beta hydrolase, whose translation MNFFAVSVLCAVCLAAASPAEARQPEGALDLNAITQTITANGMAFPVIDHGTGPAVLLLHGFPDSRFLWRHQITPLVDAGFRVIAPDLRGFGDAPKPAAVEDYRLQVIAPDVIGILDALGVKQARVVGHDWGAALAWFLAMTQPARVERIAALSVGAIGNSGSSTLAQREKSWYFLFFQFEGIAEATLMANDWAFFKQFARGQGDQERNLKDLARPGALTAALNWYRANVRPQMPAPNAFPLPKMAMPAMGVWGDGDPFLTEEQVTRSTERLSGPWRYEKVTGAGHWIMLDKPAELNRLLLDFLK comes from the coding sequence GTGAACTTCTTTGCCGTCTCGGTGCTCTGCGCGGTGTGCCTTGCGGCCGCCTCACCAGCTGAAGCCCGGCAGCCGGAAGGCGCGCTGGACCTCAACGCCATCACCCAAACCATCACCGCGAACGGCATGGCGTTCCCGGTGATCGATCACGGCACCGGTCCCGCCGTGCTTCTTCTGCACGGCTTTCCCGATTCGCGATTCCTGTGGCGCCACCAGATCACGCCGCTGGTCGATGCCGGCTTCCGGGTCATCGCTCCCGACCTGCGAGGGTTCGGCGACGCGCCGAAGCCGGCCGCCGTTGAGGATTACCGGCTGCAGGTCATCGCGCCTGATGTGATCGGCATCCTGGATGCGCTCGGCGTGAAGCAGGCGCGCGTGGTCGGTCACGATTGGGGCGCGGCGCTGGCGTGGTTCCTGGCCATGACGCAGCCGGCGCGCGTGGAGCGCATCGCCGCGTTGTCGGTGGGCGCCATTGGCAATTCGGGATCCAGCACCCTGGCCCAGCGCGAGAAGTCGTGGTACTTCCTATTCTTTCAGTTCGAAGGGATTGCCGAGGCGACCTTGATGGCCAACGACTGGGCGTTCTTCAAGCAATTCGCGCGCGGCCAGGGCGATCAGGAGCGCAATCTGAAGGATCTCGCCCGGCCAGGCGCGTTGACCGCCGCGTTGAACTGGTATCGCGCCAACGTGCGGCCGCAGATGCCCGCGCCCAATGCGTTCCCGCTGCCGAAAATGGCAATGCCCGCCATGGGCGTCTGGGGTGATGGCGATCCGTTCCTCACCGAAGAGCAGGTGACGCGATCGACGGAGCGGCTGTCCGGTCCGTGGCGTTATGAGAAGGTGACCGGCGCCGGGCACTGGATCATGCTCGATAAACCCGCGGAGTTGAATCGGCTGCTGCTCGACTTCCTCAAGTAG
- a CDS encoding aldehyde ferredoxin oxidoreductase C-terminal domain-containing protein, which produces MAIRDRVARLLDEMPREAQFPSQGATLFVDLERRELHTAFTPLAVTRTVLGGRGANMYYLHRLLDETLTPLDPGIPLIFGSGLLTGLVPSAARGNCTSWSPESGVLLDSNAGDYFPSFLRMNGFDHLVLYGQAAAWTMVMIREGVVTFEDAAPYVGMDNLDLREAVARDVGGKWARNMAMVNITRAGENQVLTSGIMGGPKAIYARGGPGAKMGALRLKGIVTVAQTREFVTAQPYKPYNRTIAQKLLATSVVKNALSKTGTPFLYKPSRLLGAMGTKNNQETTWTDGLDAEHFDAYRPGMEGCFRCPVNCRPLNDLHSESPDKYDQGDGPEYVTLGKFGPNLGIDSVVSVIRLNNICNDLGLDTASTGSALAWAFELFQRGIITTAHTGGIPLTWGDADTIEKLLFMMAAREGFGAALADSTRAVEQGHYPAEALKYRMAVKGLGQSDPHDARILKAFALGLAVATRGMDHLRNRATLEINARINDNPAFKSELYGGAVSAEPNSYVDKERAVRACENIYAVGDSVGMCRFTTKLFNSPSLPGIQEFREQLANVTGLVFTDEALEQCGLNVMGVERLINHRLGVRRKDDTLPDRWFDEPNPDGPYKGEKIDRQEFDAMLSRFYAISRLTSEGAPEDAWRKELVGALGGDR; this is translated from the coding sequence ATGGCCATTCGTGACCGGGTTGCTCGTCTCCTTGACGAGATGCCGCGTGAAGCGCAATTCCCCTCACAAGGCGCCACCCTGTTCGTTGACCTCGAGCGTCGCGAGCTGCACACCGCGTTCACGCCGCTGGCGGTGACGCGCACCGTGCTCGGCGGCCGCGGCGCCAACATGTACTACCTCCACCGGCTGCTCGACGAAACGCTGACGCCGCTCGATCCCGGTATCCCGCTGATCTTCGGCTCTGGCCTGTTGACCGGACTCGTGCCCAGCGCCGCGCGTGGCAACTGCACGTCGTGGTCGCCGGAGTCGGGGGTCCTGCTCGACTCCAACGCCGGCGACTACTTCCCGTCGTTCCTCCGCATGAACGGTTTCGATCACCTCGTTCTCTACGGCCAGGCGGCGGCCTGGACGATGGTGATGATTCGCGAGGGTGTGGTGACGTTCGAGGATGCCGCGCCGTATGTCGGCATGGACAACCTCGACCTGCGCGAGGCCGTGGCGCGAGACGTCGGCGGCAAGTGGGCCCGCAACATGGCGATGGTGAACATTACCCGCGCCGGCGAGAATCAGGTACTGACCAGCGGGATCATGGGCGGCCCGAAAGCAATCTACGCCCGCGGCGGCCCCGGCGCCAAGATGGGCGCGCTGCGGTTGAAGGGCATTGTCACGGTGGCGCAGACGCGCGAGTTCGTCACCGCACAACCGTACAAGCCCTATAACCGGACCATTGCGCAGAAGCTGCTGGCGACGTCGGTGGTCAAGAATGCGCTGTCGAAGACCGGCACGCCGTTTCTGTACAAGCCCAGCCGGCTGCTCGGCGCGATGGGCACGAAGAACAACCAGGAAACGACCTGGACCGACGGGCTCGACGCCGAGCATTTCGATGCATATCGCCCCGGAATGGAGGGCTGCTTCCGCTGCCCGGTGAACTGCCGGCCGCTGAACGACCTGCACAGCGAGTCGCCCGACAAGTACGACCAGGGCGATGGTCCGGAGTACGTGACGCTCGGCAAGTTCGGTCCCAACCTCGGCATCGACAGCGTCGTCTCGGTAATTCGCCTGAACAACATCTGTAACGACCTGGGGCTCGATACGGCCTCGACCGGATCAGCCCTCGCCTGGGCGTTCGAGTTGTTCCAGCGCGGCATCATCACGACGGCACACACCGGCGGCATCCCGCTCACCTGGGGTGACGCGGACACGATCGAGAAGCTGCTGTTCATGATGGCGGCGCGCGAGGGCTTTGGCGCGGCGCTGGCCGACAGCACGCGCGCGGTGGAGCAGGGGCATTACCCGGCCGAGGCGTTGAAGTACCGGATGGCCGTGAAGGGCCTGGGTCAGAGCGATCCGCACGATGCGCGCATCCTGAAGGCGTTCGCGCTGGGCCTGGCCGTGGCGACGCGCGGCATGGATCACCTGCGCAATCGCGCCACGCTCGAGATCAACGCCCGCATCAACGACAACCCGGCCTTCAAGTCGGAGTTGTATGGCGGGGCGGTGAGCGCTGAGCCCAACAGCTACGTGGACAAGGAACGCGCCGTGCGCGCCTGCGAGAACATCTACGCGGTGGGCGATTCCGTCGGCATGTGCCGCTTCACGACCAAGCTGTTCAATAGCCCGTCGTTGCCTGGCATCCAGGAGTTCCGCGAGCAGCTCGCGAATGTCACCGGGCTGGTGTTCACGGACGAGGCGCTCGAGCAGTGCGGCTTGAACGTGATGGGCGTGGAACGCCTAATCAACCATCGCCTCGGCGTGCGCCGCAAGGATGACACGCTGCCGGATCGCTGGTTCGACGAGCCGAATCCCGACGGCCCCTACAAGGGCGAGAAGATCGATCGCCAGGAGTTCGACGCCATGCTGTCGCGCTTCTACGCGATTTCGCGGCTCACAAGCGAGGGCGCGCCCGAGGATGCGTGGCGCAAGGAACTGGTGGGCGCCCTTGGTGGTGACCGTTAA
- a CDS encoding MoaD/ThiS family protein: MVTVNFPAALQPIAGGTSLVVHESVSTVGQLLQALERLAPGLGEQLDDPLYNFAVNDELLLHAVDQRPIADGDVVEVIPTMAGG, translated from the coding sequence GTGGTGACCGTTAACTTTCCGGCGGCGCTGCAACCCATTGCCGGCGGCACGTCACTCGTCGTCCACGAGAGCGTGTCGACGGTCGGCCAACTGCTGCAGGCGCTCGAACGCCTGGCCCCGGGACTAGGCGAGCAACTCGATGATCCCCTCTATAACTTCGCCGTAAATGACGAGCTACTGCTGCACGCGGTCGACCAGAGGCCGATTGCCGATGGCGATGTCGTCGAAGTGATTCCGACGATGGCTGGTGGCTGA